In Polynucleobacter sp. AP-Ainpum-60-G11, one DNA window encodes the following:
- the nuoF gene encoding NADH-quinone oxidoreductase subunit NuoF: MTSLHDRHIKPLILAGLNGENWRLKDYESRGGYQQLRRIINDKVAPDAIIAELKASSLRGRGGAGFPTGLKWSFMPRQFPGQKYLVCNSDEGEPGTFKDRDIMRYNPHALIEGMIIGAYTMGITVGYNYIHGEIWEVYSRFEEALEEARAAGYLGDKIMGSDFNFQLHAAPGWGAYICGEETALLESLEGKKGQPRFKPPFPASFGLYGKPTTINNTETFAAVPFIMAIGGPAYLELGRPNNGGTKIFSISGDVTYPGNYEIPLGTPFAELLKLAGGMRDGIPLKAVIPGGSSSPVIPGAEMMTLTMDYDSIAKAGSMLGSGAVIVMNETRCMVRALERLSYFYHEESCGQCTPCREGTGWLWRIVHRIEHGEGRPEDLDLLNDVAANIQGRTICALGDAAAMPVRGMLKHYMDEFAYHVEHKRCLDSAKPL; this comes from the coding sequence ATGACCAGCTTGCACGACAGACACATTAAGCCTTTGATCCTTGCTGGATTGAATGGCGAGAATTGGCGTTTAAAAGATTATGAAAGCCGTGGCGGATACCAACAGCTGCGTCGCATCATCAATGACAAAGTTGCGCCTGACGCAATCATTGCTGAATTAAAAGCTTCATCATTACGTGGTCGTGGAGGCGCAGGCTTCCCAACTGGATTGAAGTGGAGCTTTATGCCCCGTCAATTCCCCGGTCAAAAATACCTAGTTTGTAACAGTGACGAAGGTGAGCCAGGTACATTTAAAGATCGCGACATCATGCGTTACAACCCGCATGCCTTGATTGAGGGCATGATTATTGGTGCCTACACTATGGGTATTACTGTGGGTTACAACTATATCCACGGCGAAATTTGGGAAGTCTATTCCCGTTTCGAGGAGGCTCTTGAAGAAGCTCGTGCTGCCGGATATCTTGGCGACAAAATCATGGGAAGTGATTTCAACTTCCAATTGCATGCTGCCCCAGGTTGGGGTGCATACATCTGTGGTGAAGAAACTGCGCTACTAGAGTCACTTGAAGGTAAGAAGGGTCAACCGCGCTTCAAGCCACCATTCCCGGCAAGCTTTGGTTTGTATGGCAAGCCAACCACGATTAATAACACTGAAACATTTGCTGCTGTGCCATTCATTATGGCGATTGGTGGCCCAGCGTATTTGGAGTTGGGTAGGCCAAATAACGGTGGTACGAAGATTTTCTCCATCTCCGGTGATGTCACTTATCCAGGTAACTACGAGATTCCATTGGGCACTCCATTTGCGGAGCTGTTGAAGCTTGCTGGCGGTATGCGTGATGGCATTCCTTTGAAGGCCGTGATTCCTGGTGGATCTTCTTCTCCGGTGATTCCTGGAGCTGAGATGATGACGCTCACAATGGATTACGACAGTATTGCGAAAGCAGGTTCGATGTTGGGATCTGGTGCAGTCATCGTGATGAATGAAACACGCTGCATGGTTCGCGCCTTAGAGCGTTTGTCCTACTTCTATCACGAAGAATCTTGCGGTCAGTGCACACCATGTCGTGAGGGTACTGGCTGGTTGTGGCGCATCGTTCATCGCATTGAGCATGGCGAAGGTCGTCCAGAAGATTTGGATTTATTGAATGACGTAGCAGCCAATATTCAAGGTCGTACGATTTGCGCCTTGGGTGATGCAGCTGCTATGCCAGTTCGTGGCATGTTGAAGCATTACATGGATGAATTTGCGTATCACGTAGAACATAAGCGCTGCTTAGATTCTGCTAAACCTTTATAA
- a CDS encoding NADH-quinone oxidoreductase subunit B family protein, with translation MALEGVLKEGFVTTTADQLINWTRNGSLWPMTFGLACCAVEMMHAGASRYDLDRFGVVFRPSPRQSDLMIVAGTLCNKMAPALRKVYDQMPEPRWVISMGSCANGGGYYHNSYSVVRGCDRIVPVDIYVPGCPPTAEALIYGIIQLQSKIARTSTIARKA, from the coding sequence ATGGCATTAGAAGGCGTTCTTAAAGAAGGATTTGTTACCACTACTGCAGACCAGTTAATTAACTGGACGCGTAATGGCTCTCTATGGCCAATGACATTTGGTCTGGCTTGCTGCGCAGTGGAAATGATGCATGCAGGCGCATCCCGTTATGACTTGGATCGATTTGGTGTGGTTTTCCGCCCATCCCCACGCCAATCCGACTTGATGATTGTGGCTGGCACCTTATGTAACAAGATGGCTCCAGCACTTCGTAAGGTTTACGACCAAATGCCTGAGCCACGTTGGGTAATCTCCATGGGTTCTTGTGCCAATGGTGGTGGTTATTACCATAACTCGTATTCAGTTGTTCGCGGTTGCGACCGTATCGTGCCAGTGGATATTTATGTTCCTGGCTGTCCTCCAACTGCAGAAGCGTTGATCTACGGGATTATTCAGTTGCAATCCAAAATCGCTCGCACCAGCACGATTGCGCGGAAGGCTTAA
- a CDS encoding NAD(P)H-quinone oxidoreductase, producing the protein MRVMEIKEFGAPEMLVSATRPDPVAPAAGTGEILIKVIAAGINRPDVLQRKGHYPVPAGASDIPGLEVAGEIVGGDLAHADNLFGLKVGDKVCALVQGGGYAELCTAPIAQCLPYPKGFTDQEAASLPETFYTVWSNVFMRGELSEGETLLVQGGSSGIGVTAILIAKALGHKVFVTAGTDEKCAACVALGADLAINYKTQDFAEEVKKATDGKGVNVILDMVTGAYVQKEIDCLADDGRIVIIAIMGGSKAEVNTGQILRRRLTITGSTLRPRPVSFKKQITQQLHARIWPLLDAGKLKPVIYKTFSLDQAADAHRLMESSEHVGKIVLTV; encoded by the coding sequence ATGCGCGTAATGGAAATCAAAGAATTTGGCGCACCAGAAATGCTGGTGTCTGCCACTCGTCCTGACCCAGTGGCTCCGGCTGCTGGAACAGGTGAGATTTTGATTAAGGTTATTGCTGCTGGAATTAATCGTCCAGACGTTTTACAACGTAAAGGCCATTACCCAGTCCCAGCAGGTGCATCTGATATTCCTGGTCTCGAAGTGGCTGGTGAAATTGTTGGCGGTGATTTAGCTCACGCCGATAATCTGTTTGGTCTTAAAGTTGGCGATAAGGTTTGTGCGCTGGTGCAAGGTGGTGGTTACGCTGAATTGTGTACCGCCCCCATTGCCCAATGCTTACCGTACCCAAAAGGATTTACCGATCAAGAGGCAGCTTCCTTGCCAGAAACTTTTTACACCGTGTGGAGTAACGTCTTCATGCGTGGTGAGTTGTCTGAGGGTGAAACTTTGTTGGTGCAAGGTGGTTCGAGCGGCATTGGTGTCACCGCTATTTTGATTGCAAAAGCTTTGGGCCATAAAGTGTTTGTGACTGCAGGTACCGATGAGAAATGCGCAGCTTGCGTGGCTTTAGGCGCTGATTTAGCGATCAACTACAAGACACAAGATTTTGCAGAAGAAGTGAAGAAGGCAACAGACGGTAAGGGTGTCAACGTTATTCTCGACATGGTTACCGGTGCTTATGTACAAAAAGAGATTGATTGCTTGGCTGATGATGGTCGTATCGTGATCATTGCGATCATGGGCGGATCAAAAGCAGAAGTGAATACGGGTCAAATTTTGCGTCGCCGTTTAACCATCACTGGTTCTACATTACGCCCACGTCCAGTGTCATTCAAGAAGCAAATTACACAGCAGTTACATGCACGTATCTGGCCTTTGCTTGATGCGGGTAAGTTAAAGCCAGTGATTTATAAAACATTCTCCCTAGATCAAGCGGCTGATGCCCATCGCCTGATGGAGTCTTCTGAGCACGTTGGCAAGATTGTGTTAACTGTTTAA
- a CDS encoding NADH-quinone oxidoreductase subunit A — MNLANYFPVLLFILVGIGVGLVPMFLGKILAPSKPDAEKLSPYECGFEAFEDARMKFDVRYYLVAILFILFDLETAFLFPWGVALRDIGWFGYASMVIFLLEFIVGFVYIWKKGALDWE, encoded by the coding sequence TTGAATCTCGCTAATTACTTTCCTGTTCTTCTTTTTATCCTCGTAGGTATTGGGGTGGGATTAGTCCCCATGTTCCTCGGAAAAATCTTGGCTCCTTCGAAGCCAGATGCGGAAAAACTGTCTCCATATGAGTGTGGTTTTGAAGCTTTCGAAGATGCACGTATGAAATTCGACGTGCGTTACTATCTCGTCGCCATCCTGTTTATCTTGTTTGACTTGGAAACTGCATTCCTATTCCCATGGGGTGTGGCTCTGCGTGATATCGGTTGGTTTGGTTACGCCTCCATGGTGATTTTCTTGTTGGAATTCATTGTTGGCTTCGTATATATCTGGAAAAAGGGCGCTCTCGACTGGGAGTGA
- the nuoH gene encoding NADH-quinone oxidoreductase subunit NuoH, whose protein sequence is MDNFLNLVTTQGEAIFGSLWPLVWALVRIVIIVLPMFGAVAYMTLWERKLIGWMHIRLGPNRVGPLGLLQPIADALKLLMKEIISPTQASKVLYFIAPVMVIMPAFAAWAVIPFQAKMVLADVNAGLLYVMAISSIGVYGVILAGWSSNSKYPFLGAMRASAQMISYEIAMGFALVTVLLTSGSLNLSTIVASQEQGYFASVGLNFLSWNWLPLLPMFVIYFISGVAETNRHPFDVVEGESEIVAGHMVEYSGMAFAMFFLAEYANMILIAALAATMFLGGWLPIVDLPILRDIPGFFWLFAKTFFLLSCVIWLRATLPRYRYDQIMRLGWKIFIPISVFWVVVVGAWVVSPLNIWK, encoded by the coding sequence ATGGATAATTTCTTGAACCTCGTTACCACCCAAGGTGAGGCCATCTTTGGCTCACTTTGGCCACTCGTTTGGGCTTTGGTGCGCATTGTGATCATCGTGTTGCCGATGTTTGGTGCTGTTGCTTACATGACTCTTTGGGAGCGTAAGTTAATCGGCTGGATGCATATTCGCCTTGGACCGAATCGTGTTGGTCCCTTAGGTTTGTTGCAGCCAATTGCTGATGCCTTGAAGTTATTGATGAAGGAGATTATTTCTCCAACCCAAGCAAGCAAGGTGCTGTATTTCATTGCACCAGTGATGGTGATCATGCCGGCTTTCGCTGCTTGGGCTGTGATTCCTTTCCAAGCCAAAATGGTCTTGGCTGATGTTAATGCTGGCCTTTTATATGTGATGGCAATCTCATCCATTGGTGTTTATGGTGTGATCTTGGCAGGATGGTCATCCAACTCTAAGTACCCGTTCCTTGGTGCTATGCGTGCTTCAGCTCAAATGATTTCTTATGAAATCGCTATGGGCTTTGCCTTAGTTACTGTGTTGTTGACCTCAGGTTCCTTAAATCTCAGCACGATTGTGGCCTCCCAAGAGCAGGGCTACTTCGCTAGCGTAGGTTTGAACTTCCTTTCATGGAATTGGCTGCCTTTACTCCCAATGTTCGTGATTTACTTTATCTCTGGTGTTGCTGAGACTAACCGCCATCCGTTTGACGTGGTTGAGGGTGAGTCTGAGATTGTTGCTGGCCATATGGTTGAGTACTCCGGTATGGCCTTTGCGATGTTCTTCTTGGCTGAATATGCCAACATGATCTTAATTGCTGCTTTGGCTGCCACGATGTTCTTGGGTGGTTGGTTGCCGATTGTCGATTTACCGATTTTGCGCGATATCCCTGGTTTCTTCTGGTTGTTCGCTAAAACATTCTTCCTCCTGTCTTGCGTCATCTGGCTACGTGCCACATTGCCACGCTATCGCTATGACCAAATCATGCGTCTAGGTTGGAAGATCTTTATTCCCATCTCCGTATTCTGGGTAGTTGTCGTTGGCGCATGGGTTGTATCCCCATTGAATATTTGGAAATAA
- a CDS encoding NADH-quinone oxidoreductase subunit C, translating into MSDRLVQLAANLEKVLGKRAQSIEIALGEVTVVVNADTYFESAMLLRDDPSLAFEQLIDLCGVDYQDFREGQWGGQRFGVVTHLLSLAHNWRLRVRVFAPEDAYPVVASLTPVWAAANWFEREAFDLYGILFDGHEDLRRILTDYGFIGHPFRKDFPISGNVEMRYDPELKRVVYQPVTIEAREITPRIVREEQYGGPV; encoded by the coding sequence ATGTCAGATCGTTTAGTTCAACTCGCCGCCAACCTGGAAAAAGTTTTGGGTAAGCGTGCGCAATCTATTGAGATTGCTTTGGGTGAAGTGACTGTAGTTGTAAATGCAGATACCTATTTTGAATCCGCTATGTTGTTGCGTGATGATCCTTCGTTGGCCTTTGAGCAATTAATTGATTTATGTGGCGTGGATTATCAAGATTTCCGCGAAGGGCAGTGGGGCGGTCAGCGTTTTGGCGTTGTAACCCATCTCTTGTCTTTGGCGCACAACTGGCGTTTGCGTGTACGTGTATTCGCGCCAGAAGACGCTTATCCAGTGGTTGCCTCTCTTACTCCAGTGTGGGCTGCTGCCAACTGGTTTGAGCGTGAAGCTTTTGACCTCTACGGCATCTTGTTTGATGGGCATGAAGACCTGCGCCGCATTCTGACTGACTATGGTTTCATCGGTCATCCATTTAGAAAAGATTTCCCAATTTCTGGCAACGTTGAAATGCGTTACGACCCAGAGTTAAAGCGTGTGGTGTATCAGCCTGTCACGATTGAAGCGCGTGAGATCACGCCACGTATCGTGCGCGAAGAGCAGTACGGAGGTCCGGTTTAA
- the nuoE gene encoding NADH-quinone oxidoreductase subunit NuoE: MTTTLQLSDKTLADIARNVAKYPPEQKQSAVMASLIAAQTEVGWVSPEVIETVAQILEMPTIAVDEVATFYNMYDTKKIGKYKLVICTNLPCQLTHGETAATYLKETLGIGYNETTPCGTFTLKEGECMGACGDSPVMLVNNKRMCSFMSKDKIDALLNELRAEGKAV; the protein is encoded by the coding sequence ATGACAACAACCCTTCAACTTTCAGACAAAACGCTCGCAGACATTGCGCGCAATGTCGCGAAATACCCTCCAGAACAAAAACAATCTGCTGTGATGGCATCTTTGATTGCTGCCCAAACTGAAGTGGGTTGGGTTTCACCAGAGGTGATTGAAACAGTCGCACAAATCTTGGAAATGCCAACGATTGCAGTGGATGAAGTGGCTACTTTCTACAACATGTACGACACCAAAAAAATTGGTAAATACAAGTTGGTAATTTGCACAAACTTACCTTGCCAGTTAACCCATGGTGAAACTGCTGCAACGTATTTAAAAGAAACATTGGGCATTGGCTACAACGAGACAACTCCTTGTGGCACCTTCACCTTGAAAGAGGGTGAGTGCATGGGTGCTTGTGGAGATTCTCCGGTGATGTTGGTGAACAACAAGCGCATGTGCAGCTTCATGAGTAAAGATAAGATTGATGCTCTATTAAATGAGCTCCGTGCAGAAGGGAAAGCAGTATGA
- the nuoG gene encoding NADH-quinone oxidoreductase subunit NuoG, protein MVEIELDGKAVEVPQGSMVMHAANKLGTYIPHFCYHKKLSIAANCRMCLVEVEKAPKPLPACATPVTQGMKVFTHSAKAVEAQRSVMEFLLINHPLDCPICDQGGECQLQDLAVGYGKSNSRYEEEKRVVFHKNVGPLISMQEMTRCIHCTRCVRFGQEVAGVMELGMVNRGEHSEITTFAGQTIDSELSGNMIDLCPVGALTSKPFRYAARTWELGRKRSVSPHDSLGANTTIQTKANKVMRVVALENDAVNECWISDRDRFAYEGLNSADRVTTPMVKQGGQWLETDWQSAMDYVAHSLKTISAENGPEAVAALAHPISSTEELFLLQKMIRGLGSKQVETRLRQTDVKGAASAPWLGMPISKVSELDRVLVIGSFLRKEQPLIAARLRTATKRGLQVSRIDAGGDDWLIPNTAIAATPSTWLNTLSEVALAVAKAKSASAPSGTPNLSVSATAQKIADSLLSGTSTSVLLGSAAIAHPQASDLHVLAQFIAEQTGATLGFLPVGGNAVGASLVNANGVGVESVLSGDRRAVILMNIEPDADLPNPEQARVALTKANTVIALSAYKSADLLEVADVILPTSTFTETVSTFVNAEGRAQTIQPAVKPLGDSRPAWKVLRVLGGLLNLDGFLYNMPEEVLGEALGENYCTKLSNQSTASGLTNSNAAPSTGLERISDVGIYAGDQIVRRSSALQLTRDAKRGNQVGLGQALFNELGLKEGDAVRVTQGGHSIDLPATLEANLAKAAVRISAGTMASAKLGSMFGPVTVSKA, encoded by the coding sequence ATGGTTGAAATCGAATTAGATGGTAAGGCAGTAGAAGTTCCGCAAGGTTCGATGGTGATGCACGCCGCGAACAAGCTCGGTACTTATATCCCTCACTTCTGTTATCACAAGAAATTATCTATCGCCGCTAACTGCCGTATGTGTTTAGTGGAAGTGGAAAAGGCTCCTAAGCCTTTGCCAGCTTGCGCTACTCCAGTGACCCAAGGTATGAAGGTGTTTACGCATTCTGCTAAAGCAGTTGAGGCCCAGCGTTCTGTCATGGAGTTCCTACTGATTAACCATCCTTTGGATTGCCCAATTTGCGATCAAGGTGGTGAGTGCCAGTTACAGGATTTGGCCGTTGGTTACGGCAAATCGAATTCACGCTATGAAGAAGAGAAGCGTGTTGTATTTCATAAGAATGTAGGCCCACTCATCTCCATGCAAGAGATGACACGTTGTATTCACTGTACCCGCTGCGTTCGCTTTGGCCAAGAAGTTGCCGGCGTAATGGAGTTGGGTATGGTTAACCGTGGCGAGCATTCTGAAATCACTACTTTTGCAGGTCAAACGATTGATTCAGAGTTGTCTGGAAACATGATTGATTTGTGCCCAGTTGGCGCATTGACTAGCAAGCCATTCCGCTATGCTGCGCGCACTTGGGAATTGGGTCGTAAGCGCTCAGTCAGCCCGCATGACAGTCTCGGTGCGAACACCACTATTCAAACTAAAGCAAACAAAGTGATGCGTGTTGTTGCTTTGGAAAATGATGCAGTAAATGAGTGCTGGATTAGTGACCGTGACCGCTTCGCTTATGAAGGCTTAAATAGTGCTGATCGTGTAACCACACCAATGGTGAAGCAGGGTGGTCAGTGGCTTGAGACTGATTGGCAATCCGCAATGGATTATGTTGCCCATTCACTTAAAACCATTTCCGCTGAGAATGGCCCTGAAGCAGTTGCTGCTTTAGCGCATCCAATCTCGAGCACAGAAGAGCTATTCCTGCTCCAGAAAATGATTCGCGGTTTGGGTTCTAAGCAGGTTGAGACTCGCCTACGTCAAACTGACGTGAAGGGTGCGGCTTCTGCTCCCTGGTTAGGTATGCCAATTTCTAAAGTTAGTGAACTTGATCGTGTGCTGGTAATTGGTAGCTTCTTGCGTAAAGAGCAACCATTGATTGCCGCACGTCTACGCACTGCAACCAAGCGTGGCTTGCAAGTGTCACGGATTGATGCTGGTGGCGACGATTGGTTGATTCCAAATACTGCTATTGCTGCGACTCCAAGCACATGGCTCAACACACTGAGTGAAGTGGCATTGGCAGTGGCTAAAGCGAAGTCTGCTAGCGCCCCATCCGGTACGCCTAACTTATCAGTGTCCGCAACTGCGCAAAAGATTGCAGATAGCTTGCTCTCCGGTACATCCACTTCTGTATTACTTGGCTCTGCCGCGATCGCGCATCCACAAGCATCTGACTTGCATGTCTTAGCGCAATTTATTGCTGAGCAAACTGGTGCAACTTTAGGCTTCTTGCCAGTTGGCGGTAATGCTGTTGGTGCTAGCCTAGTGAATGCCAATGGTGTTGGTGTTGAGTCGGTGTTATCGGGTGATCGCCGCGCAGTCATCTTGATGAATATCGAGCCTGATGCAGATTTGCCAAATCCAGAGCAAGCCCGTGTTGCTTTGACTAAGGCCAATACAGTGATTGCCTTAAGTGCTTATAAGAGCGCTGATCTTCTTGAGGTGGCTGATGTGATTTTACCGACCTCGACATTTACAGAGACAGTGTCTACTTTTGTAAATGCAGAAGGTCGTGCGCAAACCATTCAGCCGGCTGTAAAACCTTTGGGTGATTCTCGTCCAGCATGGAAGGTTCTCCGTGTTCTTGGTGGATTATTGAATTTAGATGGTTTCCTTTACAACATGCCTGAAGAGGTGTTGGGTGAAGCGCTTGGTGAAAATTACTGCACTAAGCTATCAAATCAATCAACAGCTTCTGGCTTGACTAATAGCAATGCAGCTCCTTCAACAGGTTTAGAGCGCATATCTGATGTTGGTATTTATGCCGGCGATCAAATTGTTCGTCGTTCATCAGCGTTGCAGTTAACGCGTGATGCTAAGCGTGGCAATCAAGTTGGATTGGGTCAAGCGCTCTTTAATGAGTTGGGCTTGAAAGAGGGCGATGCTGTGCGAGTGACCCAAGGTGGTCATTCAATCGATTTGCCTGCCACATTGGAAGCGAACCTAGCTAAGGCTGCCGTCAGAATTTCTGCGGGCACTATGGCTAGCGCTAAATTGGGATCGATGTTTGGTCCAGTAACCGTTAGTAAGGCATAA
- the nuoI gene encoding NADH-quinone oxidoreductase subunit NuoI, whose translation MFKKISQFLDSLMLKDILTGMSITGRYLFKPKITVQYPEEKTPQSVRFRGLHALRRYENGEERCIGCKLCEAVCPAYAITIETAERDDGTRRTSRYDIDLTKCIFCGFCEEACPVDAIVETNIFEYFGDKRGDLYFTKEMLLAVGDKYEKDIAANRAADAPYR comes from the coding sequence ATGTTTAAGAAAATTTCCCAATTCCTCGATAGCTTGATGCTCAAAGATATTTTGACTGGTATGTCTATTACCGGTCGCTATCTCTTTAAACCAAAAATTACTGTGCAATACCCCGAAGAGAAGACCCCGCAGTCTGTTCGCTTCCGCGGATTGCACGCCTTGCGCCGTTACGAAAACGGGGAAGAGCGTTGTATTGGTTGTAAATTGTGTGAGGCAGTTTGTCCTGCTTATGCAATTACCATTGAAACTGCCGAGCGCGATGATGGCACTCGCCGCACTAGTCGTTACGACATTGATTTGACGAAGTGTATTTTTTGCGGATTCTGCGAAGAAGCTTGCCCAGTTGACGCTATTGTTGAAACCAATATTTTTGAGTATTTTGGTGACAAGCGTGGTGATTTGTATTTCACTAAAGAAATGCTTTTGGCAGTTGGTGATAAGTATGAAAAAGATATCGCCGCTAACCGCGCAGCAGATGCGCCTTATCGTTAA
- the tpiA gene encoding triose-phosphate isomerase, translating into MRPLTVIGNLKMNGSLARNADWFKIVCRGMEQGMPAGRKYAVCVPAPYLSQCSDLIRDCSLAFLSLGAQDVSAYAAGAYTGELAASMLKELNCTYVIVGHSERRQYHQETDEQVAEKALQALDNGMTPVICVGESADERNSGREVEVVRAQISKQVAILQDRLADCLIAYEPIWAIGTGKVASAQMAQDIHRAIRLQLAEFDEDVASHVGILYGGSVKPDNAVELFAMPDIDGGLIGGASLNPQEFLAICQA; encoded by the coding sequence ATGCGTCCACTCACTGTTATTGGCAACTTGAAAATGAACGGCAGTCTTGCAAGAAATGCAGACTGGTTCAAGATCGTTTGCCGTGGGATGGAGCAAGGTATGCCTGCTGGACGCAAGTATGCGGTGTGTGTCCCCGCCCCGTATTTGTCGCAGTGTAGTGATTTGATTCGTGATTGTTCTTTAGCATTTTTGAGCTTAGGCGCTCAAGATGTATCGGCTTATGCTGCTGGTGCTTATACCGGGGAGCTTGCTGCATCCATGCTCAAGGAATTGAATTGCACTTATGTGATTGTTGGGCATTCTGAGCGTCGCCAGTATCACCAGGAAACTGATGAACAGGTTGCCGAGAAAGCCCTTCAGGCGCTTGATAACGGCATGACTCCAGTCATTTGTGTAGGTGAGTCTGCGGACGAGCGTAACTCAGGTCGCGAAGTTGAGGTGGTGAGAGCTCAAATTTCAAAGCAGGTAGCGATCTTGCAAGACCGTTTAGCTGACTGCCTGATTGCGTATGAACCTATTTGGGCAATTGGCACCGGCAAGGTGGCAAGTGCGCAGATGGCTCAAGATATCCACCGAGCAATCCGCTTGCAGTTGGCGGAGTTTGATGAAGATGTAGCCTCCCATGTGGGAATTTTGTATGGCGGCAGTGTTAAACCTGACAATGCCGTTGAACTGTTTGCAATGCCAGATATTGATGGCGGATTGATTGGGGGTGCTTCTTTGAACCCGCAGGAATTTCTCGCTATTTGTCAGGCCTAG
- the secG gene encoding preprotein translocase subunit SecG: protein MEWFKTLLIVLQVISALAVILLVLLQQGKGADMGAAFGSGSSGSLFGASGSANFLSHTTAIFAAIFFVCTLGITWIGNKKEVSPGILSGTVAPVVAPAPAAAEPAQDPTKPAVPK from the coding sequence ATGGAATGGTTTAAGACTTTATTGATCGTGTTGCAGGTAATTTCAGCTTTGGCTGTGATCTTGCTTGTGTTGCTTCAGCAGGGTAAGGGCGCCGATATGGGCGCTGCTTTTGGATCTGGATCCTCCGGCAGCCTTTTTGGCGCTAGCGGTTCTGCCAATTTCCTTTCCCACACAACCGCGATTTTTGCGGCAATCTTTTTCGTCTGCACTCTGGGTATTACCTGGATTGGGAATAAGAAGGAAGTTAGCCCTGGTATTTTGTCTGGCACTGTAGCTCCTGTTGTGGCTCCAGCCCCAGCAGCAGCTGAGCCAGCACAGGATCCAACGAAGCCAGCGGTTCCAAAGTAA
- a CDS encoding NADH-quinone oxidoreductase subunit D produces MAQIKNYTLNFGPQHPAAHGVLRLVLELDGEVIQRADPHIGLLHRATEKLAETRTWIQNVPYMDRLDYVSMMSNEHAYVMAIEKLLQVDVPLRAQYIRVMYDELTRLLNHLLWIGCHGLDVGAMAVFLYAFRDREDIFDMYEAVSGARMHAAYYRPGGVYRDLPTQMAQYSKSKIRSTSAIKHLNENRSGTLLDFIEQFSNGFDANVDEYCNLLTDNRIWKQRLVGIGVVSPERALQLGFTGPMLRGSGVEWDLRKKQPYETYDKLDFDIPVGVNGDSYDRYLVRMEEMRQSNRIIKQCVAWLKANDGPVMSDNHKVSPPKRVDMKTNMEELIHHFKLFTEGMHVPDGEAYSAVEHPKGEFGIYLISDGANKPYRMKIRAPGFVHLSAMDEMSRGHMLADAVTIIGTQDIVFGEIDR; encoded by the coding sequence ATGGCACAAATTAAGAACTACACCCTCAATTTCGGTCCTCAGCATCCTGCGGCACACGGCGTATTGCGCCTAGTGTTAGAGCTGGATGGTGAAGTGATTCAACGCGCTGATCCACACATTGGTTTATTGCATCGCGCTACAGAAAAATTAGCAGAGACACGCACTTGGATTCAGAACGTTCCTTATATGGATCGTCTGGACTATGTATCGATGATGTCGAACGAGCATGCTTACGTGATGGCGATCGAGAAGTTGCTGCAGGTAGATGTGCCTTTGCGCGCGCAATACATTCGCGTGATGTATGACGAGTTAACACGTTTATTGAATCACCTTTTGTGGATTGGTTGTCACGGCTTGGACGTTGGCGCCATGGCCGTGTTCTTGTATGCCTTCCGCGATCGTGAAGATATTTTTGATATGTACGAAGCCGTTTCTGGTGCTCGTATGCATGCTGCTTACTATCGTCCCGGTGGTGTCTATCGCGACCTGCCAACACAAATGGCTCAGTACTCTAAGTCGAAGATTCGTAGCACCTCTGCCATTAAGCATTTGAATGAAAACCGTAGCGGTACTTTGCTCGACTTCATTGAGCAATTCTCAAATGGTTTTGATGCCAACGTAGACGAGTATTGCAATCTTTTAACGGATAACCGTATTTGGAAGCAACGCTTGGTAGGTATTGGTGTTGTTTCTCCTGAGCGCGCTTTGCAACTTGGTTTCACTGGCCCAATGCTACGCGGTTCTGGTGTTGAGTGGGACTTACGTAAAAAACAGCCTTATGAAACCTACGACAAACTCGACTTTGATATTCCAGTTGGCGTGAATGGTGATTCTTATGATCGCTATTTAGTCCGCATGGAAGAAATGCGCCAATCGAATCGCATCATTAAACAGTGCGTAGCTTGGCTCAAAGCAAATGATGGTCCTGTGATGAGCGACAACCATAAGGTATCTCCACCAAAGCGTGTGGATATGAAGACCAATATGGAAGAGCTGATTCACCATTTCAAACTCTTTACTGAAGGTATGCATGTTCCTGATGGTGAGGCTTACTCTGCTGTTGAGCATCCTAAAGGTGAGTTTGGTATCTACTTGATTTCTGATGGTGCTAATAAGCCATATCGCATGAAGATTCGTGCGCCAGGCTTTGTGCATTTGTCTGCAATGGATGAGATGTCACGTGGCCACATGTTGGCTGATGCTGTAACCATTATTGGTACCCAAGATATTGTGTTCGGGGAGATTGACCGCTAA